In Flammeovirgaceae bacterium, the sequence AAGTTAGATTCCAAAATTCCTGAAGGGCCGCTTGCGGAAAAATGGACGAAACACAAGTTCAACCTGAAGTTGGTTAACCCGGCCAACAAAAGGAAATATGATATTATCGTAGTGGGTACCGGTTTGGCCGGAGCATCGGCAGCCGCTTCGTTGGCCGAATTAGGATATAATGTAAAAACATTTTGTTTTCAGGACAGCCCCCGCAGAGCACACAGCATTGCGGCACAGGGCGGTATCAACGCTGCAAAAAATTACCAGAACGATGGCGATAGTGTGTATCGGTTGTTTTATGATACCATAAAAGGAGGCGACTACCGGGCCCGCGAAGGCAATGTTTATCGCCTGGCCGAAGTAAGCGTAAACATAATCGATCAGTGTGTGGCGCAAGGTGTACCCTTTGCCCGCGAATATGGCGGCTTGCTGGCCAACCGATCATTTGGAGGCGCACAGGTATCGCGCACATTTTATGCCCGGGGCCAAACCGGCCAGCAGTTGTTGCTGGGTGCTTATTCGGCCATGAACCGCCAGATTGCCAACGGTAAGGTTAAATCATACACCCGAACCGAAATGCTGGATGTGGTGCTGGTTGATGGTAAAGCCCGCGGTATCATCACCCGCGATCTGGTAACCGGAAAGATTGAAGCGCATAGCGCTCACGCAGTATTGTTATGTACGGGCGGTTACGGTAACGTATTTTATCTCTCAACCAATGCCAAAGGCTCCAATGTAACGGCCGCCTGGCGCGCCCATAAAAAAGGGGCGTTGTTTGGTAATCCGTGTTTCACTCAAATTCATCCTACGTGCATTCCGGTTTCGGGCGACCATCAATCCAAACTCACACTGATGTCAGAATCACTTCGTAACGATGGGCGCGTGTGGGTGCCCAAGGTAGCCGTTAAAGGATTGAAGGCCAGCGATGCGGTAAAGATTGCCGAAGCCGATAGAGATTATTTCCTCGAAAGGCGTTACCCTTCGTTTGGTAACCTGGTTCCCCGCGATGTGGCCTCGCGCAATGCAAAATATGTTTGCGATGAAGGCCGCGGAGTAGGCTCTACCGGCCTGGCGGTTTTTCTCGACTTCTCCGATGCCATTAAACGCGATGGCCGCAACGTAATTGAAGCCAAATACGGCAACCTGTTCGATATGTATAAGCAAATCACAGGCGATGACCCGTATGAAGTACCCATGATGATTTACCCGGCCGTTCATTACACCATGGGCGGACTATGGGTAGACTATAACCTGATGACTACCGTACCCGGATTATATGCACTGGGCGAAGCAAACTTCTCTGACCATGGTGCTAACCGGCTGGGCGCCAGTGCCCTGATGCAGGGACTGGCCGATGGGTATTTTGTAATACCCTATACCATTGGCGATTACCTGGCCGGTATGCCGTATGAGAAAGTAAGTACTGACAGGCCCGAGTTTAAAGAAGCTATACAACAGGTGAGCGACCGGATAGCAAAATTGCTGAACATAAAAGGCAAGAAAACCGTGGACGAATTTCACCGTGAATTAGGTCTCACCATGTGGGAATATTGTGGCATGTCGCGGAATGAAGCAGGCTTGAAAATAGCCAAGAAGAAAATTCAGGAATTGCGGGCGGAATTCTGGCAAAATGTAAATGTATTGGGTAGTGGTAATGAACTGAATATGGAATTGGAAAAAGCCAACCGCGTTGCTGATTTTATGGAACTTGGTGAGTTGATGGTTGATGATGCCCTCAACCGCAGCGAGTCGTGTGGCGGGCACTTCCGTGAAGAATCGGCTACTGAAGACGGTGAAGCCAAACGTAGAGATGATGAGTTTGCTTACGTGGCCGCTTGGGAATACAAAGGCGATAACCAGCCTGAAGTGCTGCACAAAGAAGAATTGCGATTTGAAAATGTAAAACTTACCCAACGTAGTTATAAATAAGTATGGAGCTTACGCTGAAGATCTGGAGGCAAAAAGGCCCGCATGACAAAGGGGGTTTTAAAACCTACAAGCACACCCACGTTTCACCCGATATGTCGTTTCTCGAAATGCTGGATGTGCTCAATACCGAGTTAATTAAAAAAGGAGAGGAGCCTGTCCACTTCGACCATGATTGCCGCGAGGGTATCTGTGGCATGTGCAGCCTGTACATTAACGGCCGGCCGCACGGTCCGCTGCAAACCACCACGTGTCAGTTGCACATGCGCTCGTTTAAGGATGGCGAAACCATTACCATTGAACCCTGGCGGGCAAAGCCATTCCCTATAATTAAAGACCTTGTGGTTGACAGAACGGCTTTTGACCGGATCCAACAGGCTGGCGGATATATTTCGGTGAATACGGGTGGCGTACCCGATGGCAACGAAATACCCATACCCAAAAAAATTGCTGATGAAGCAATGGACGCAGCAACCTGCATCGGTTGCGGGGCGTGTGTGGCCGCTTGTAAAAATGCTTCGGCCATGCTTTTTGTCAGTGCTAAAGTGTCGCAGTATGCCCTGCTCCCCCAGGGTAAACCCGAACGGAAAGAACGTGTTGAACGCATGGTGGCCCAAATGGATGCCGAGGGCTTTGGTGCATGTACCAATACCCGCGCCTGTGAGGCGGAATGCCCTAAAGGAATTAGTGTTACCAATATTGCACGCTTAAACAGGGAGTATTACTCGGCCATGATGAGCTCGTATGAAATTGCCTCCAAAGGAGGCGGTGACTAAGAGCTATCGGTAATTATCGCAGATATTTTCGGATTCGCTTTGCGTAATAGGGTGGCAGTTGCCCTTCGGCTTGATATTTTTCCACCAGTCTGAAATATTTTTTTACCGTATAGGGTGTTAGCAGAATGTATTGCGCACCCAGATTAATTCCACTCGCTATCATGCCCATTGCACCAAGCAGGGGTATCAGGAAACTAATATCTTCCTGTCCTTCGGAAGGAGGCGCGTTACCGGCCATAACAAGGCCGGTAACAAGCACTACAGATGAAACGCCAAACACTATCCAGTTGGTTTTCATATTCAGCCCGATGTAGCGTTCAATTTCACTGGTTGTATGCGGGCCAATGATTTGTTGTCGTTTTGCCAGGAACAAGGTAGCCAGAGCCCGTGTAGTGTCATCATACGCGGCAAGGTAAATGCGCTCGTATTTTTTTAAACGAATGGTACCAGACGAGTCGGTTTGAGAAAAAACGGAAGACAACGGAAGCAACAAAAGAGTGATTGCGGTAAAGAAACGCAAGGTTTTCATTGCTTTTGCCGGATAATACTACTCGCTTTTACAAACTCCGAACTCAATGCGGCTTCTGCCCGAATCGTTGATGTGGGCGCTGCCAATGTTACCGCCTGCCAGGATGATATCGCGGTCAGGGCCGGAGTCAGCCAGGTGTACCTTTATGCAGGCGTTTAATGCAATAAGCGCCTCGTAGGTTATGGGCGTTTCATCGGCCAGCATTTCCAGGGTGGTTTCGCTCGTACCGGTGTTTCCTTTAACCGGATTCAACAGCGCAGCTATTTCCGCATCCGGTGTTGCAATATCGCCTAAATGCAGGTGCACCGGGTGCAGGAGGTTTCCTTCTGTTCCCGAAAGGGTAACTACAATTTGTGCTGCTCCATCCTTTCGTTCTTTAATGGTAACGCTACCGCTTACCGGGTACACCGAACCGGCTTGCAGGGCATAGGTAACTTCATTTCCGGTTAAATTGCTCAGGGCATTTTCGTTCTCCTGACAGGCCGTAAATGCACTCAACAACACAAAAACCCATAATTTTCTCATAATCGTGATGTCCATAACCGATTCAATTTAATACAGACTCTCTAAATTCTAAACAGATTTGGCCTTAGATTTGTCTTCACTGATTAAACGTTCTGAATGAATCCGATTTTACAACGCAGTTTCTGGTTAAAAAATTTTAGGTTGGTTTGCTTTTTTAGTGTGCTGCTTAACCCCTCCTGCAGCCCAAAGGTTCAGCAGCCAGTGGATACGCGGCCAGCCTGGTTAAAGGGTGAATCGGCCCAACGCGGTTACTATACCGGAGTAGGTCATAGCGTTAAGGACGGTACCAATAATTATGTGCAGGCAGCCAAAAAAAGCGCACTGGACGACCTCGTTTCACAGATTAAAGTAACTGTTTCAAGTACGTCAATCCTCAGCACATTCGAAGAAAACCGGAGTAACTTTAAAGAGACCTATGAGCAGATTATACAAACGTCTGTTGCCGATGAGCTGGAAGAGTTTGAACTGGTTGGCAGTTGGGAAGATGAGCGCAACTATTGGGTTTATTACCGCTTGTCGGTGGCGCGCTACCGCGAGATAAAAGAAGAACAAAAGCGCAATGCGGTTCTGCTGGCAACCGACTTTCTGAAAAAAGCCCGCGCCTCAGAAGCCGCAAAAGAGTATCTTCAAGCCCTTGGTTTTTATTTCCAGTCCTTCCGAAGTGTTGAAAAATACCTGGCTGAAGCCATTCCGGTAACTGTTGATGGCCAGGAGTTTCTTCTAACCAACGAAGTGTATGCCTCCATTCAAAAAATTCTCAATACTATTCAACTGCGTATTGAACCGGCCGAACTACAGGTTAACCGAAGGGTCAACCTGAAGGAACAGCCTCTTACTGTAAAAGCAACCTTCATGGAGGACAATAAACCAGTTTCCATGCTGCCACTACAAGCTGCGTTCGATAAAGGTGCAGGCGATGTTTTTCCGGATTACAAAACCGATGAGAGCGGGACAGCCAAAATACTGGTTACAAAAATCGCAAGCCGTGAACTGGAACAGACGGTGGCTGTTAAAGTGAACATTGACGCCATTAGTGGCTCCAGTTCAACCATCTATAACCTGGTGGCCAAAACATTAAATGTACCGGTTACCAAGGTGCTGCTCAAAGTGCAACGCCCCGTGGTGTACATGGTGGCCGAAGAAAAGAGCCTCGGTACAGCCCGTAATAACAACCAGTTAAGCAACAAGCTTAAAAACCTGCTGGCTAATAACGGATTTGAGTTTACTAATGATAAATCGGCAGCCGATCTGATGTTTGAAGTGCAGGCCGATTCGGAAAGAGGCTCGGTGAGCGGAAGTATTTACATCACTTTCCTTACAGGAGTCATCAAAGTTTCGGCTGTTCGCGAAGGAAAGGAGATTTATGCTACAACCCTGGACCGCATAAAGGGCTACGGCCTTGATTATGAGCGCTCCAGCCAGGATGCCTATAACAAAGCGCTCGAAACCCTTGAAAAGGAGCGGATGGCTGAATTATTGAACACGATTCTTCAGTAAAAATTGATGATTTTGAAAGAAATTCGATGGATTATTTAAATCTAAATGTTCTGCTCGTAAATTGGTCTTAAAATTGCCACAGTAAATACATTAACCAACTACTTATTTGATTATGAAAAAACTGACCTATTCTTCCGTGTTCCTTTTTGCACTGGCCGGTGCGGTGATGATCGGCTGTAAAGGAAAGGAAAAACTTCCGAAGGGTGAAGTTGAAGTGAACATACCCTGCTCCGGTCCGGATTATTTTACCAACAACAAATTTTTCCGGGCTAATTCGCTGGGCGAAAGTATGGACCTGGTGGCATCCAAAAAGAAAGCCATGGATAATGCCCGTGCCGAACTGGCTGCAAGCATTCAGTCAACCGTAAAAACCGTTACGGATAATTACCTGAATTCGCGGGAGTTCAATAACAAGGAAGAACTCGAAGAACGATTTGAACAACTCAATCGCACCATTGTTAACCAAACCCTTAGCGGGATAAAAACAATCTGCGAGAAGCAGGTTAAGACAGACAAAGGCAACTTTAAAACCTATGTGGCCATTGAATTATCAGCGGCCGACATTGTTTCGAAGTATAATGAAAGCCTTTCGAAGGAAGAGCGCCTGAAGATTGATTACGACTACGAGAAATTTAAAGAGACATTCGATAAAGAAATGGAAAAAATGGGGAACAGGTAATCCGATTCTCTCAATAAATACTCCGAGCCCTGGCGGTTGCCGTCAGGGTTTTTTAGTTAGTATGATAATGATTGTCAGAATTCCGCATTTCCCGGGTACCTCGGGAATGGAATTACATCACGTATGTTCGTCATGCCGGTAACAAACTGAATCAGCCGCTCAAAGCCCAATCCGAAACCGCTGTGCGGTGCTGAACCGAATTTGCGCAGTTCCAGGTACCACCATAAATCCTTTTCGGGCAGGTTCAGTTCTTTAATACGCTTCAACAGGTTATCGTACCGTTCTTCGCGCTGCGAGCCTCCTATAATTTCGCCAATACCCGGAAACAAAATATCCATTGCGGCAACCGTTTTGCCATCTTCGTTTTGCCGCATATAAAAGGCTTTAATACCGGCCGGGTAGTTGTAAAGGATAACCGGCTTTTTAAAATGTTTCTCCACCAGGTAACGCTCATGTTCCGATTGCAGGTCGGCACCCCACTGGTCGATGAGGTATTGAAATTTTTTCTTTTTGTTAGGATTGGAGTTTCTTAATATATCTATGGCCTCGGTGTAGGTAAGCCGTTGAAAATCATTCTGAACAACAAATTTCAGCCGGTCAATCAGTCCCAGTTCGCTGCGTTGTTCCTGGGGTTTACTCATCTCCTCTTCCTGTGCGCGCTTGTTAAGAAACTCCAGATCTTCAGCACAGTTTTCCAGTGCATACCGGCACAGGTATTTTAGAAAAGCTTCAGCCAGTTCCATGTTGTCGTGGATGTCGTAAAATGCCATTTCGGGTTCTACCATCCAGAACTCGGCAAGGTGGCGAGTGGTATTTGAATTTTCAGCCCGGAACGTGGGGCCGAACGTGTAAGTTTCTGAAAGCGCCAGCGCATAGGTTTCTACCTCCAGTTGACCAGAAACAGTTAGGTTGGTCTCTTTTCCAAAAAAGTCTTCTTTAAAGTCAATGTTGCCGGCCTCGTCTTTCGGAAGCTTATTTAAATTCAGTGTGGTAACCTTAAACATATCGCCTGCGCCTTCGGCATCGGACCCGGTAATGATGGGTGTGTGGATGTAGAAGAAGCCTCGTTCATTGAAAAATTGGTGAATTGCAAAAGCCATGGCATGCCGCACACGCATCACAGCGCTAATGGTGTTGGTGCGCGAGCGCAGGTGAGCAATTTCGCGCAGAAACTCCAGGGAGTGTTTCTTTGGCTGAAGCGGGTATTTTTCCGGGTCACAATCACCTAAAACTTCAATTGCCTTCACCTTGACTTCTACCGGTTGCCCCTTTGCAGGCGAAGGAACCAGGGTTCCGGTAACGGAAATGCAGGCACCTGTAGTAATCCGTTTTAAAGTAGCATCATCGGTAGCTGTATAGTCAACAACCGCCTGCAGGTTGTTGATGGTGGAACCGTCATTAATTGAGATAAACTGATTATTCCGGAACGTTCGCACCCACCCCATAACCACAACCTCCCGGCCATCGGGCACTGCTTGAAGTAAATCGCTGATTTTTGTACGCCTCATACCCTGTTTTATCCGTGTGAGTTCAGGCCGCAAAAAAAGGTATTTTAAAACTCTTATCAAAAACCAGCAAGAATCTTAAACCGGTACCCGGGTTTTCATGAACGCCATGAATTAATACCTTTGCCTATATTGTTTTTGAATGGTGGATTGATGCAGAAACTTGGATTAAGCCAAACGTTACAACAAAAACTGTCGCCCCAGCAGATACAGTTTATTAAACTATTGCAGGTGCCAACGGCCGAGCTGGAAAGCCGCATTGAGGAGGAACTGGAGATAAACCCTGCTTTGGAAGAAGGCTCCGATGAGCCGGTTGATGAAAAGCCCGGAAGTGAAGAGGAATACCAGGAAACTTCGGGGAGTGAGGATGAAATTGATATAAAAGATTACCTGCGCGATGACGACTATGCCGGGTATAAAATGCAGGCCGATGGGGGAGGCGATGAAGATGAAGACGATCGTGAAATGCCCATCCCCATGGCTACCAGCCTGCATGAACAACTGATGACCCAATTGGGGTACCTGGGCCTTGATGAACGACAACAGGCCATTGGCAAACAACTTATCGGCAGCATCGAAGCCGATGGGTACATCCGCAGGGAACTGGAAGCCATCGTAAACGACCTGGCCTTTTCGCAAGGTATTGAAACTACCGTAGAGGAAGTCGAGAGTATTTTAAAAAAGATTCAAACGTTTGATCCGCCCGGCATTGCCGCGCGCGATTTACGCGAGTGTTTGTTGCTTCAACTGGATCGTATGGATAACGGTCGCGATGTGGATGTAGCCGTGGCAAAAAAGATTATTGCAGAGTGCTATGACGAGTTTACCAAAAAGCATTACCAGAAAATTCAGAAAAAGCTGGGCACCGAAGATGAAGACTTTGTTCGCGATGCCGTTGAACTGATTGTGAAGCTAAACCCCAAACCCGGAGGGGGCGGCTCGGCCGGTATGGTAAAAAATCAATACATTATTCCGGATTTTATCCTTACCAACAATAACGGCAAGCTTGAACTGGCCCTTAACTCGCGCAATGCACCTGAACTGCGCATCAGCCGGTCATACACCGAAATGTTCAAGGCCTACGATAAAAGCGATAAAAAAGATAAAAAGCTGAAGGAAGCTGTTACGTTTGTTAAACAAAAACTGGATTCGGCCAAATGGTTTATTGATGCTATTAAGCAGCGTCAACAAACCCTGCTGAAAACCATGCGTGCCATTGTTGATTTTCAGTACGAATTTTTTCTCGAAGGGGATGAAACCAAGCTGAAGCCGATGATCCTGAAGGATATTGCCAACATGATTGGCATGGATATTTCCACGGTTTCGCGGGTGGCCAGCAGCAAGAGCATACAAACCGATTTTGGTATTTACCCGCTGAAATATTTTTTCTCCGAAGGCATTTCAACCGATTCAGGCGAGGAGGTGAGCAGCCGGGAAGTGAAGCAAATTATCAAAGAAATAATCGAGAAGGAGGACAAAAGCAAGCCGCTCTCTGACGATAAGCTTGAAAAAATGCTTAATGAAAAAGGGTACAACATTGCCAGGCGCACGGTAGCCAAGTATCGCGAACAACTGAATATACCGGTGGCCCGTTTGCGTAAAGAATTGTAAGGTGAATACACTGGCAAAAGGTTTTTCTTACCTGTTTCATCCGCTGCTTATTCCATCGGGTTTATTCGGGCTATTGGCGGTTTACTTTCCACCGGCTTTGTACCCGATCAAAATGGAAACGCAACAGCATTTTGTATTATTTGTAGGCGTAATAACGTTTTTACTGCCCGGTGTTAATTTGCTGTTCTTCCGGCAATTCGGGGTAATACGGTCTTTTTCAATGATCAGCCGCGAAGAACGGGTAACGCCTTTTCTGTTTATTACCTTACTTTACCTGGCCGGTACCTTTATGTTTTATTACAAAACGCGCATTGGCCTTCAGGATAACGTGTTTAAACTGTTACTGGTGGTTGATGCCCTGGTGCTGGTTTCATTTTTTATTACACTGGTGTATAAAGCCAGCATTCACAGCCTGGCCGTTTCGGGTGTACTGGGTATTTTATTGCCGCTAACCAAAGCCGCGGAAGATGGAAGTTTGTTTATTCCTTTTTTAATTGCCTTGCTGGTGGCAGGCGCCATCATGTCGGCCCGGCTGCAATTAAACGCCCACACGCCACGCCAGATTTTGGTTGGTGCTATAGCCGGATTTACCACAGCATTTACAGCTATGCTAATTTTATTTTAATCAATTTCGTAACCATGAATGCATTTAACTTTATCAAATACGAAGTTGCCGATGGGGTGGCCACCATTACATTGAATCGGCCTGACGTTTACAATGCACTGAACGATGAAATTACTTTTGAGCTGCAGGATGCATTGAAAGCAGTAGCGAAAGACGACAAGGTACGCGTGGTAGTGCTTACCGGTGAAGGCAAGGCTTTTTGTTCAGGCCAGGATTTGAAAGCCGCCTCCGGTAATCAAAAGCGGTCTTTTTTACAATCGCTCCATAAGCGTTACAATCCGATTATCCGCGCCATGCGTGCATTACCCAAACCGATTATTTGCCGGTTAAACGGAGTAGCTGCCGGTGCCGGCTGTTCGCTGGCGCTTGCGTGCGATATGATTGTAGCATCAGAAGAGGCAACCTTAATTGAAGTATTCATCAACATCGGGTTGGTGCCGGATTCGGGTAGCTCGTACTTTCTTCCGCGCTTAACCGGAATGGCCAAGGCGTTTGAACTTTGCGCCATGGGCAGCCGGGTAAAAGCGGGCGAGGCCCTGGCCCTAGGCTTGGTAAACAAGGTAGTTCCACACGAAAAACTGGATGAAACCGTTAAGGAATACACCGATTATTTTGCTAAAGCACCAACCAAAGCCATAGGTCTGATTAAAAAGATGCTTGCCAAATCGGCAACATCAACACTGGATGAAATGCTGGATTATGAAGCCTACTGCCAGGAAATTGCCGGCAGCACACAGGATTACCGTGAAGGTGTTCAGGCATTTCTTGAGAAACGGAAACCTGATTTTTCTGGTAAGTAACTTAAAAGCTAACCAGCGAAAGCGTAATGGTGTAATTTGAGGTTGCCGTACCATCTGGTCCTTTTCCGGCTTTAAACAAATCGCTGAAGTTGTAGTAAAAAGAAAGGTACACGTTGCCAACGCCAACGCGACCGTAAGCGCCATAGCGAAACTGGTTCAGGTTAAAATCCTGGCGGTCTTTTAATTTTTTCACTTCGCCATCCTCCCGGTACTTTAACTTAGTTTGGGCATTCAGTAAAACACCAAACCGGCCTCCAATAGCAGCTTTAAAACTTTTTGCCGGGTCGTTAGGGTTGGCTGTAAAACGGAATTCGATGGGTACATCCACATAGTTTGTAATAAACATGGATTTGGTAGCCGCCCGTGTTGTATCGCCATATAAAACTGCGCCTGAACTAATAAACCGGGTGTTACCTGAGGCATCAATGTGGAGGGTTGGCGTGCTTACCTTGATGGTATCATTACTGAATCGTTTTACAAAGGATTGCAATTTGTAACGTTCCAACCCGAACCCAATACCAGAGTGAACACTCCATTGTGATGAGCCGAATTGTTTATCGTATT encodes:
- a CDS encoding fumarate reductase/succinate dehydrogenase flavoprotein subunit — translated: MKLDSKIPEGPLAEKWTKHKFNLKLVNPANKRKYDIIVVGTGLAGASAAASLAELGYNVKTFCFQDSPRRAHSIAAQGGINAAKNYQNDGDSVYRLFYDTIKGGDYRAREGNVYRLAEVSVNIIDQCVAQGVPFAREYGGLLANRSFGGAQVSRTFYARGQTGQQLLLGAYSAMNRQIANGKVKSYTRTEMLDVVLVDGKARGIITRDLVTGKIEAHSAHAVLLCTGGYGNVFYLSTNAKGSNVTAAWRAHKKGALFGNPCFTQIHPTCIPVSGDHQSKLTLMSESLRNDGRVWVPKVAVKGLKASDAVKIAEADRDYFLERRYPSFGNLVPRDVASRNAKYVCDEGRGVGSTGLAVFLDFSDAIKRDGRNVIEAKYGNLFDMYKQITGDDPYEVPMMIYPAVHYTMGGLWVDYNLMTTVPGLYALGEANFSDHGANRLGASALMQGLADGYFVIPYTIGDYLAGMPYEKVSTDRPEFKEAIQQVSDRIAKLLNIKGKKTVDEFHRELGLTMWEYCGMSRNEAGLKIAKKKIQELRAEFWQNVNVLGSGNELNMELEKANRVADFMELGELMVDDALNRSESCGGHFREESATEDGEAKRRDDEFAYVAAWEYKGDNQPEVLHKEELRFENVKLTQRSYK
- a CDS encoding succinate dehydrogenase/fumarate reductase iron-sulfur subunit, yielding MELTLKIWRQKGPHDKGGFKTYKHTHVSPDMSFLEMLDVLNTELIKKGEEPVHFDHDCREGICGMCSLYINGRPHGPLQTTTCQLHMRSFKDGETITIEPWRAKPFPIIKDLVVDRTAFDRIQQAGGYISVNTGGVPDGNEIPIPKKIADEAMDAATCIGCGACVAACKNASAMLFVSAKVSQYALLPQGKPERKERVERMVAQMDAEGFGACTNTRACEAECPKGISVTNIARLNREYYSAMMSSYEIASKGGGD
- a CDS encoding LPP20 family lipoprotein; this encodes MNPILQRSFWLKNFRLVCFFSVLLNPSCSPKVQQPVDTRPAWLKGESAQRGYYTGVGHSVKDGTNNYVQAAKKSALDDLVSQIKVTVSSTSILSTFEENRSNFKETYEQIIQTSVADELEEFELVGSWEDERNYWVYYRLSVARYREIKEEQKRNAVLLATDFLKKARASEAAKEYLQALGFYFQSFRSVEKYLAEAIPVTVDGQEFLLTNEVYASIQKILNTIQLRIEPAELQVNRRVNLKEQPLTVKATFMEDNKPVSMLPLQAAFDKGAGDVFPDYKTDESGTAKILVTKIASRELEQTVAVKVNIDAISGSSSTIYNLVAKTLNVPVTKVLLKVQRPVVYMVAEEKSLGTARNNNQLSNKLKNLLANNGFEFTNDKSAADLMFEVQADSERGSVSGSIYITFLTGVIKVSAVREGKEIYATTLDRIKGYGLDYERSSQDAYNKALETLEKERMAELLNTILQ
- a CDS encoding LPP20 family lipoprotein; translated protein: MKKLTYSSVFLFALAGAVMIGCKGKEKLPKGEVEVNIPCSGPDYFTNNKFFRANSLGESMDLVASKKKAMDNARAELAASIQSTVKTVTDNYLNSREFNNKEELEERFEQLNRTIVNQTLSGIKTICEKQVKTDKGNFKTYVAIELSAADIVSKYNESLSKEERLKIDYDYEKFKETFDKEMEKMGNR
- the asnS gene encoding asparagine--tRNA ligase; translation: MRRTKISDLLQAVPDGREVVVMGWVRTFRNNQFISINDGSTINNLQAVVDYTATDDATLKRITTGACISVTGTLVPSPAKGQPVEVKVKAIEVLGDCDPEKYPLQPKKHSLEFLREIAHLRSRTNTISAVMRVRHAMAFAIHQFFNERGFFYIHTPIITGSDAEGAGDMFKVTTLNLNKLPKDEAGNIDFKEDFFGKETNLTVSGQLEVETYALALSETYTFGPTFRAENSNTTRHLAEFWMVEPEMAFYDIHDNMELAEAFLKYLCRYALENCAEDLEFLNKRAQEEEMSKPQEQRSELGLIDRLKFVVQNDFQRLTYTEAIDILRNSNPNKKKKFQYLIDQWGADLQSEHERYLVEKHFKKPVILYNYPAGIKAFYMRQNEDGKTVAAMDILFPGIGEIIGGSQREERYDNLLKRIKELNLPEKDLWWYLELRKFGSAPHSGFGLGFERLIQFVTGMTNIRDVIPFPRYPGNAEF
- the rpoN gene encoding RNA polymerase factor sigma-54, whose protein sequence is MQKLGLSQTLQQKLSPQQIQFIKLLQVPTAELESRIEEELEINPALEEGSDEPVDEKPGSEEEYQETSGSEDEIDIKDYLRDDDYAGYKMQADGGGDEDEDDREMPIPMATSLHEQLMTQLGYLGLDERQQAIGKQLIGSIEADGYIRRELEAIVNDLAFSQGIETTVEEVESILKKIQTFDPPGIAARDLRECLLLQLDRMDNGRDVDVAVAKKIIAECYDEFTKKHYQKIQKKLGTEDEDFVRDAVELIVKLNPKPGGGGSAGMVKNQYIIPDFILTNNNGKLELALNSRNAPELRISRSYTEMFKAYDKSDKKDKKLKEAVTFVKQKLDSAKWFIDAIKQRQQTLLKTMRAIVDFQYEFFLEGDETKLKPMILKDIANMIGMDISTVSRVASSKSIQTDFGIYPLKYFFSEGISTDSGEEVSSREVKQIIKEIIEKEDKSKPLSDDKLEKMLNEKGYNIARRTVAKYREQLNIPVARLRKEL
- a CDS encoding enoyl-CoA hydratase/isomerase family protein, which encodes MNAFNFIKYEVADGVATITLNRPDVYNALNDEITFELQDALKAVAKDDKVRVVVLTGEGKAFCSGQDLKAASGNQKRSFLQSLHKRYNPIIRAMRALPKPIICRLNGVAAGAGCSLALACDMIVASEEATLIEVFINIGLVPDSGSSYFLPRLTGMAKAFELCAMGSRVKAGEALALGLVNKVVPHEKLDETVKEYTDYFAKAPTKAIGLIKKMLAKSATSTLDEMLDYEAYCQEIAGSTQDYREGVQAFLEKRKPDFSGK